In Oncorhynchus keta strain PuntledgeMale-10-30-2019 chromosome 19, Oket_V2, whole genome shotgun sequence, a single genomic region encodes these proteins:
- the pex3 gene encoding peroxisomal biogenesis factor 3, with amino-acid sequence MFSSTWNFLKRHKRKFIFAGAFVGGVYFLGKYAQKKIREMQEREASEYIAQARRQFHFESNQRTCNMTVLSMLPTLREAILHHLNSESLTTLLKSKPANKLDIWEDLKIISFTRSVVAVYSTCMLVVLLRVQLNIIGGYLYLDNSVSKSGMMPLAPPDVQQQYLSSIQHLLGDGLSEMITTVKKAVQNTLGGVSLKQNLSLQELEQHLNQIRAQVEEGDGSTHRPLSWYMMPDEENTLAAQACGLTENDVTTIKLLNETRDMLESPDFGTVLNICLNRGFNRFLDNMAEFFRPPPGAQGDSTPVTTPDSLSHVSLPVAKIIPIVNGQIHSICSEIPSHFVQDLLMIDQVKEFAANVYETFSTSHELQK; translated from the exons ATGTTTTCGTCTACGTGGAATTTTCTGAAGCGCCACAAAAGGAAATTTATTTTCGCTGGAGCTTTTGTCggag GTGTGTACTTTCTTGGTAAATATGCTCAAAAGAAAATCCGAGAGATGCAGGAGCGTGAGGCATCAGAGTACATCGCTCAAGCCCGACGTCAGTTCCACTTCGAGAGTAACCAGAGAACGTGCAACATGACAG tgttGTCAATGCTCCCTACATTAAGAGAAGCCATTTTACATCATCTAAACTCTGAGAGCCTCACTACACTGCTGAAGAGCAA ACCAGCAAATAAACTTGACATATGGGAGGACCTGAAGATTATTA GTTTCACCCGAAGTGTTGTGGCtgtgtacagtacatgtatgTTGGTTGTTTTACTCCGTGTCCAGCTCAATATCATTGGTGGCTACTTATACTTGGACAACTCTGTCAGCAAGAGTGGCATG ATGCCCTTGGCCCCTCCAGATGTGCAACAACAATACCTCTCCAGCATCCAGCACCTTCTTGGGGATG GGTTGAGTGAGATGATAACAACAGTTAAGAAAGCTGTGCAGAACACATTGGGCGG ggTGTCCCTGAAGCAGAATCTGTCCCTTCAGGAGCTGGAGCAGCACCTTAACCAGATCAGAGCCCaggtggaggagggagacggCTCCACACACAGACCTCTCTCCTGGTACATGATGCCTGACGAGGAGAACACTCTGGCTGCACAG GCCTGTGGTCTGACGGAGAATGATGTCACTACGATAAAGCTGCTCAATGAAACCAGAGACATGCTTGAAAG CCCGGACTTCGGAACTGTACTCAACATCTGCCTGAACAGGGGCTTCAACCGTTTCCTTGACAACATGGCAGAGTTTTTCCGGCCCCCACCCGGAGCACAAGGAGACTCCACCCCAGTCACTACACCTGATAG TCTCTCGCATGTAAGTCTCCCAGTTGCCAAAATCATCCCCATTGTGAATGGACAGATCCACTCCATCTGCAGTGAAATACCAAGTCACTTTGTACAG GATCTCCTGATGATAGACCAAGTGAAGGAGTTTGCTGCCAATGTGTATGAGACATTCAGCACATCCCATGAACTGCAGAAATAA
- the adat2 gene encoding tRNA-specific adenosine deaminase 2 isoform X3 — protein MPNTVGSCAKQHRLISVSAIICKINASWSVQYYLPLQCAQICSRQTAKEALENGEVPVGCLMVYNNEILGKGRNEVNETKNATRHAEMVALDQVLEWCRHRDLDPRTVCERTVLYVTVEPCIMCAGALRLTNIPLVVYGCNNDRFGGCGSVLDIPSADLPHTGSSFKCISGFRAEEAVEMLKAFYKQENPNAPKPRTRKE, from the exons ATGCCAAACACGGTGGGAAGCTGCGCAAAGCAACATCGATTGATCAGTGTTTCTGCGATCATCTGCAAAATAAATGCCTCTTGGTCCGTCCAATATTATCTTCCCCTTCAATGTGCGCAAATTTGTTCCAGGCAGACG GCAAAAGAAGCTTTGGAGAATGGCGAGGTGCCTgttggatgtctcatggtctacAACAATGAGATtcttggaaaggggagaaatgaAGTGAATGAAACAAAAAAT gccACTCGCCATGCTGAGATGGTGGCTCTGGACCAGGTGCTGGAGTGGTGTCGTCATAGAGATCTGGACCCCAGGACAGTGTGTGAGAGGACTGTGCTCTACGTGACTGTGGAGCCTTGCATCATGTGTGCAGGAGCTCTTCGCCTGACCA ACATTCCTCTAGTGGTCTATGGGTGTAATAATGACAGGTTTGGTGGCTGTGGATCTGTTCTAGACATCCCCTCGGCTGATCTACCTCACACTGGCTCATCATTTAAG TGTATCTCTGGCTTCAGAGCAGAGGAAGCAGTGGAGATGCTGAAGGCTTTTTATAAACAGGAGAACCCTAATG CTCCCAAGCCGAGGACGAGGAAGGAGTGA
- the adat2 gene encoding tRNA-specific adenosine deaminase 2 isoform X1, with protein sequence MPNTVGSCAKQHRLISVSAIICKINASWSVQYYLPLQCAQICSRQTAKEALENGEVPVGCLMVYNNEILGKGRNEVNETKNATRHAEMVALDQVLEWCRHRDLDPRTVCERTVLYVTVEPCIMCAGALRLTSILMTTSNNIPLVVYGCNNDRFGGCGSVLDIPSADLPHTGSSFKCISGFRAEEAVEMLKAFYKQENPNAPKPRTRKE encoded by the exons ATGCCAAACACGGTGGGAAGCTGCGCAAAGCAACATCGATTGATCAGTGTTTCTGCGATCATCTGCAAAATAAATGCCTCTTGGTCCGTCCAATATTATCTTCCCCTTCAATGTGCGCAAATTTGTTCCAGGCAGACG GCAAAAGAAGCTTTGGAGAATGGCGAGGTGCCTgttggatgtctcatggtctacAACAATGAGATtcttggaaaggggagaaatgaAGTGAATGAAACAAAAAAT gccACTCGCCATGCTGAGATGGTGGCTCTGGACCAGGTGCTGGAGTGGTGTCGTCATAGAGATCTGGACCCCAGGACAGTGTGTGAGAGGACTGTGCTCTACGTGACTGTGGAGCCTTGCATCATGTGTGCAGGAGCTCTTCGCCTGACCAGTATACTTATGACCACATCAAACA ACATTCCTCTAGTGGTCTATGGGTGTAATAATGACAGGTTTGGTGGCTGTGGATCTGTTCTAGACATCCCCTCGGCTGATCTACCTCACACTGGCTCATCATTTAAG TGTATCTCTGGCTTCAGAGCAGAGGAAGCAGTGGAGATGCTGAAGGCTTTTTATAAACAGGAGAACCCTAATG CTCCCAAGCCGAGGACGAGGAAGGAGTGA
- the adat2 gene encoding tRNA-specific adenosine deaminase 2 isoform X5 yields MGTEHVGNDVVSKENFQPCPEDIQRWMANAFDMAKEALENGEVPVGCLMVYNNEILGKGRNEVNETKNATRHAEMVALDQVLEWCRHRDLDPRTVCERTVLYVTVEPCIMCAGALRLTNIPLVVYGCNNDRFGGCGSVLDIPSADLPHTGSSFKCISGFRAEEAVEMLKAFYKQENPNAPKPRTRKE; encoded by the exons ATGGGGACAGAGCATGTGGGGAATGATGTCGTTTCTAAAGAGAACTTCCAGCCATGTCCCGAAGACATACAGAGGTGGATGGCTAATGCCTTTGACATG GCAAAAGAAGCTTTGGAGAATGGCGAGGTGCCTgttggatgtctcatggtctacAACAATGAGATtcttggaaaggggagaaatgaAGTGAATGAAACAAAAAAT gccACTCGCCATGCTGAGATGGTGGCTCTGGACCAGGTGCTGGAGTGGTGTCGTCATAGAGATCTGGACCCCAGGACAGTGTGTGAGAGGACTGTGCTCTACGTGACTGTGGAGCCTTGCATCATGTGTGCAGGAGCTCTTCGCCTGACCA ACATTCCTCTAGTGGTCTATGGGTGTAATAATGACAGGTTTGGTGGCTGTGGATCTGTTCTAGACATCCCCTCGGCTGATCTACCTCACACTGGCTCATCATTTAAG TGTATCTCTGGCTTCAGAGCAGAGGAAGCAGTGGAGATGCTGAAGGCTTTTTATAAACAGGAGAACCCTAATG CTCCCAAGCCGAGGACGAGGAAGGAGTGA
- the adat2 gene encoding tRNA-specific adenosine deaminase 2 isoform X4, with translation MGTEHVGNDVVSKENFQPCPEDIQRWMANAFDMAKEALENGEVPVGCLMVYNNEILGKGRNEVNETKNATRHAEMVALDQVLEWCRHRDLDPRTVCERTVLYVTVEPCIMCAGALRLTSILMTTSNNIPLVVYGCNNDRFGGCGSVLDIPSADLPHTGSSFKCISGFRAEEAVEMLKAFYKQENPNAPKPRTRKE, from the exons ATGGGGACAGAGCATGTGGGGAATGATGTCGTTTCTAAAGAGAACTTCCAGCCATGTCCCGAAGACATACAGAGGTGGATGGCTAATGCCTTTGACATG GCAAAAGAAGCTTTGGAGAATGGCGAGGTGCCTgttggatgtctcatggtctacAACAATGAGATtcttggaaaggggagaaatgaAGTGAATGAAACAAAAAAT gccACTCGCCATGCTGAGATGGTGGCTCTGGACCAGGTGCTGGAGTGGTGTCGTCATAGAGATCTGGACCCCAGGACAGTGTGTGAGAGGACTGTGCTCTACGTGACTGTGGAGCCTTGCATCATGTGTGCAGGAGCTCTTCGCCTGACCAGTATACTTATGACCACATCAAACA ACATTCCTCTAGTGGTCTATGGGTGTAATAATGACAGGTTTGGTGGCTGTGGATCTGTTCTAGACATCCCCTCGGCTGATCTACCTCACACTGGCTCATCATTTAAG TGTATCTCTGGCTTCAGAGCAGAGGAAGCAGTGGAGATGCTGAAGGCTTTTTATAAACAGGAGAACCCTAATG CTCCCAAGCCGAGGACGAGGAAGGAGTGA
- the adat2 gene encoding tRNA-specific adenosine deaminase 2 isoform X2: MSFLKRTSSHVPKTYRGGWLMPLTWLVWHRAAFSKAKEALENGEVPVGCLMVYNNEILGKGRNEVNETKNATRHAEMVALDQVLEWCRHRDLDPRTVCERTVLYVTVEPCIMCAGALRLTSILMTTSNNIPLVVYGCNNDRFGGCGSVLDIPSADLPHTGSSFKCISGFRAEEAVEMLKAFYKQENPNAPKPRTRKE, encoded by the exons ATGTCGTTTCTAAAGAGAACTTCCAGCCATGTCCCGAAGACATACAGAGGTGGATGGCTAATGCCTTTGACATGGTTGGTTTGGCATAGGGCAGCGTTTTCCAAA GCAAAAGAAGCTTTGGAGAATGGCGAGGTGCCTgttggatgtctcatggtctacAACAATGAGATtcttggaaaggggagaaatgaAGTGAATGAAACAAAAAAT gccACTCGCCATGCTGAGATGGTGGCTCTGGACCAGGTGCTGGAGTGGTGTCGTCATAGAGATCTGGACCCCAGGACAGTGTGTGAGAGGACTGTGCTCTACGTGACTGTGGAGCCTTGCATCATGTGTGCAGGAGCTCTTCGCCTGACCAGTATACTTATGACCACATCAAACA ACATTCCTCTAGTGGTCTATGGGTGTAATAATGACAGGTTTGGTGGCTGTGGATCTGTTCTAGACATCCCCTCGGCTGATCTACCTCACACTGGCTCATCATTTAAG TGTATCTCTGGCTTCAGAGCAGAGGAAGCAGTGGAGATGCTGAAGGCTTTTTATAAACAGGAGAACCCTAATG CTCCCAAGCCGAGGACGAGGAAGGAGTGA
- the adat2 gene encoding tRNA-specific adenosine deaminase 2 isoform X6 produces MSRRHTEAKEALENGEVPVGCLMVYNNEILGKGRNEVNETKNATRHAEMVALDQVLEWCRHRDLDPRTVCERTVLYVTVEPCIMCAGALRLTSILMTTSNNIPLVVYGCNNDRFGGCGSVLDIPSADLPHTGSSFKCISGFRAEEAVEMLKAFYKQENPNAPKPRTRKE; encoded by the exons ATGTCCCGAAGACATACAGAG GCAAAAGAAGCTTTGGAGAATGGCGAGGTGCCTgttggatgtctcatggtctacAACAATGAGATtcttggaaaggggagaaatgaAGTGAATGAAACAAAAAAT gccACTCGCCATGCTGAGATGGTGGCTCTGGACCAGGTGCTGGAGTGGTGTCGTCATAGAGATCTGGACCCCAGGACAGTGTGTGAGAGGACTGTGCTCTACGTGACTGTGGAGCCTTGCATCATGTGTGCAGGAGCTCTTCGCCTGACCAGTATACTTATGACCACATCAAACA ACATTCCTCTAGTGGTCTATGGGTGTAATAATGACAGGTTTGGTGGCTGTGGATCTGTTCTAGACATCCCCTCGGCTGATCTACCTCACACTGGCTCATCATTTAAG TGTATCTCTGGCTTCAGAGCAGAGGAAGCAGTGGAGATGCTGAAGGCTTTTTATAAACAGGAGAACCCTAATG CTCCCAAGCCGAGGACGAGGAAGGAGTGA